In Panacibacter microcysteis, the genomic stretch GCTTTGGGGTCAACGGCGGCGGCCTGTACCATGTACCAATCGTGCAGCAGTTGCATTACATTATGGTACCAGCCAATGTGGCTTTCCAATATTTCGCCACTGCGGGGGTCATGAACATTAGGCCCATAAGCGTTTTCGATGCCTGAGGCAAAATAGCGCAGTACCGCAAAACGCGCATCTTCCAGGCTCATGGTAGTATCATCTTCAGGCCACTCTTTTCCCATAATGGCATTTTTGAAACCAGCTTTTTCAAAAGCTGACTGCCAGTCGTTGATGCCCTGGATAAGGTATGGTCTCCACTGCTTGGGAGTAGCAGGATCTATATAATATACAATTGGTTTTTTAGGTTCAACAAGTTCGCCTCTTTTATACTTCTCAATATCTTCTTCTTTTGGTTCCAGACGCCATCTTACCACGAAAATGTCATCCTGAACTTTTTGTTGATCATCTCCAAATACCGTGTAGTTGTCTGCAAAATAGCCGACACGCGGGTCAAATCTTCTTTTCTTCATTGGCTGTTTGGGCAGTAGAATGAAAGACGTATTCATTTCAAACGTTACTGCACCGGCTGCAAATGCTGCGGGCAGTCCCGATGAAATGACAATACCGCCGCCGCCACCCATACTTGGGGAAGAGTTGAAGGTCTTTACTGTTTTTACTTCTATGTTTAAAGGAAAGCTGGCAATGTCTTTAATAAAACTCCTGTCGGTAGCAAGATTGGCCAGGTTCAATGATCTTTTTCCCATGGGGTCTATGCTTACTACCTGGTTATCGCCGCTAAAAAAGCTGGTAACATCTATTACCAAACCGGAAGAATCTTTGCTTCTTGCTTTTACATCAAAGGCTGCCGCAATCGGGTTAACGTTAGAGTTCGTTACAGCTTTGTAAATCTGGTTGGTAGAATCTGCAACGCTTATTGTTGTAACAACCCGTAAGAACACATTTTTATTGGGTCCCTTTTCCCATGTTACCACCTGCTCGTTTGCAAGTTCGCCACCATAAATAAAACCACCACCGGCCACTTTACTAAAACGTGTTACAGCCATTACCTGCCGGTTGAATAATGAGTCTGGTATTTCAAAATACCATTTGTCATCAACCTTGTGTACAGTAAACAATCCCTGTTTCGTGATTGCTTTATCCGTAATAACATCTTTGAATTTTTTCAACCCATCTTTTGGTTGAGTAGAATCAGGCTTGTTTACAGGTGGGGGAGAGGGGACTGTGTCAGTTTTCTTTTTTTGCGCATGTAAATTAAAACCTATGCCCAGTGCACAAAACAGCACAAAGATCTTCTTCATAAATAATTTGAGGTTAAGAAATCAAAAAATAAATATACACGAATATCAACTATAACTTTATTTGTGTTTACAGCAGCCGGTAAAATATTTTGAACGGTATTTTTTGTAGCCGGGCATTTGGTTCAATGGTCATCTTCGTTGCGTCGCACACTTGTACTGTATAGCATTTATGAACAATACACTGCACTATATATTGGTAACATTTTAAAAAGT encodes the following:
- a CDS encoding zinc-dependent metalloprotease: MKKIFVLFCALGIGFNLHAQKKKTDTVPSPPPVNKPDSTQPKDGLKKFKDVITDKAITKQGLFTVHKVDDKWYFEIPDSLFNRQVMAVTRFSKVAGGGFIYGGELANEQVVTWEKGPNKNVFLRVVTTISVADSTNQIYKAVTNSNVNPIAAAFDVKARSKDSSGLVIDVTSFFSGDNQVVSIDPMGKRSLNLANLATDRSFIKDIASFPLNIEVKTVKTFNSSPSMGGGGGIVISSGLPAAFAAGAVTFEMNTSFILLPKQPMKKRRFDPRVGYFADNYTVFGDDQQKVQDDIFVVRWRLEPKEEDIEKYKRGELVEPKKPIVYYIDPATPKQWRPYLIQGINDWQSAFEKAGFKNAIMGKEWPEDDTTMSLEDARFAVLRYFASGIENAYGPNVHDPRSGEILESHIGWYHNVMQLLHDWYMVQAAAVDPKARKMRFDDSLMGQLVRFVSSHEVGHTLGLRHNMGSSSKTPVEMLRNKAWVEANGHTASIMDYARFNYVAQPEDGITQKGLFPRIGDYDKWAIKWGYTLTDVKDEDADEKITNRWIIDSLGKNPRLWFGTELNPYDPRSQTEDLGDNSMKAGEYGIKNLKRIIQGLPEWTKEEADKYQNLDDMYGQVVIQFNRYMNHVIKNVGGIYETPKSVEQSGDVYEPAPKATQKEAIMFLQKQLFETPTWLFDKTILNKTSNPTSAETVNNIQIGAINSLFRPSRLNIMAVSSNRFGNANTYLVDEMMDDVKKGVWSELASKRPIDNMRRNVQKAYVEALISILNPAPPQQISGLPASFAALLGTNVKNTDVPSIVRAHLVSLRADILAAIPGTTDKMSKYHLQDVAERIKRALDPK